A region from the Enoplosus armatus isolate fEnoArm2 chromosome 24, fEnoArm2.hap1, whole genome shotgun sequence genome encodes:
- the LOC139306700 gene encoding cobalamin trafficking protein CblD-like, protein MSSSVLCGRGRLVLSQAAGRRALAALRVGRTRTFSAASSDEPYVAVSHTDSGPRTVWPDENMGPFGPQDQRFQLPGNVGFDCHLEGMEDQKKTPVHRTVPDILTAPSCAERQQFILAQFVNEFQGKLGPISTRVHKAEQYFNQTGTDFSINSCPELLRKDLELLFPSAPTASITVVTVSQRSSRREEEVAAAAAAAAAEQDREQLLHRFVSGAKEMCFALWTAGYWADFIDPTTGAAFFASPSSPTTLRTEEELRHLGFHIEASGSCTVIRHILSGAPLFVGTVFTNAPTHSAAIARLQGLSNILDDEE, encoded by the exons ATGTCCAGCAGT GTGCTGTGTGGTCGAGGCAGGCTGGTCCTTTCTCAGGCCGCAGGCCGTCGAGCATTAGCCGCTCTCAGGGTCGGCAGAACCAGAACCTTCTCTGCTGCGAGCTCAGATGAGCCTTACGTAGCCgtttcacacacagactcag GCCCCAGGACAGTGTGGCCTGATGAGAACATGGGACCATTCGGACCTCAGGACCAGCGCTTTCAGTTGCCGGGTAACGTTGGGTTTGACTGCCACCTGGAGGGCATGGAGGACCAAAAGAAGACTCCCGTCCACAGGACGGTGCCCGATATACTGACGGCCCCAAGCTGCGCAGAGAGGCAGCAGTTCATACTGGCCCAGTTTGTTAATGAGTTCCAA GGCAAGCTGGGTCCCATATCCACGAGAGTCCACAAAGCTGAGCAGTACTTTAATCAGACCGGCACAGACTTCTCCATCAATTCCTGCCCTGAGCTCCTAAGGAAAG atctTGAGTTGTTGTTCCCCTCGGCGCCCACCGCTTCCATCACAGTCGTGACGGTCTCACAGAGGAGCAGTCGGcgtgaggaggaggtggcggcagcggcggcggcggcagcagcagagcaggacagagagcagctgcttcacaga TTTGTGAGCGGTGCAAAGGAAATGTGCTTCGCTCTGTGGACCGCAGGCTACTGGGCGGACTTCATTGACCCAACTACAGGAGCAGCC TTCTTTGCATCTCCATCGAGTCCAACCACGCTGCGGACGGAGGAGGAGCTGCGACATTTGGGCTTCCACATCGAAGCGTCGGGCTCCTGCACAGTTATTCGCCACATCCTGAGCGGAGCGCCTTTGTTTGTGGGGACTGTTTTCACCAATGCACCTACTCACAGCGCTGCTATCGCAAGACTGCAAGGACTTTCAAATATACTGGATGATGAGGAATAG